The Megachile rotundata isolate GNS110a unplaced genomic scaffold, iyMegRotu1 scaffold0190, whole genome shotgun sequence genomic interval tcagccctatgcttggggattcgtcttgtcggttaggcgaggaccccaaagaagaaatatacataaacatatatacataataatatatagtaagaaatgagattgaagaaggcgaaagaaaagagaaacaggagagaggaaagaactctaccattccgtttcatgtaaaaacgttcgagtcagaacgttcgttatttgttacaaaaagagagagaaaccaatacgccgcaggaagctttaaatttcggtacgaatcacgaaagcaataagctttctgaacttgtcttcacatcacttatgcgaaaagcaatacgctccCAGCACTTGTATTTAAgtcacgtatgcgaaaagcaatacgctgccagaacttgtatttaagccacgtatacgaaaaacaatacgctgccagaacttgtgcttatacttgaattaacgataaacatttattaatttcaacctGAATGTaacgcacgtgataaaccgtagcgaataaacttgaaaaatgttctcctgtcgattaaaattgccgtttgtaggagttgtcggtgatcgtttcatcgattcgaaagaaccgaagaggacttagagcgaaatcgaatgtaccggtgacggatcttagagcgaaaacgaaaggtagctcaacgaaccgactgcgcggaacgatttattctGAATAACtacctcatttatgaatccgaacgtgccaaaaccatacaGAAGTACTAAAAATACATtactctaacgagtccaatggtttttggaatgggttgtcagtcatagtttgaccgaaccgactatgccggagcaAATTACTCGCGCACGAATGTTACGGCCAGGATTTCTCggcgaaatatattttatttcgctCGCGTCGTTGACCGCTTCTTCTCTTTTGTACTCAGCTTTTTGGGTGAACGTGGCTCTCAAGCGTACGTCAAagccctgggtcccgtggaatAGCCGTGAAAAGACGTTGAAGTATTCTTCCTCCATGCAGCAAATTATTGTCTTTCCTTATGCTTTAGCATAAGCGCTCGGATAATGGTTAGAACGAAATCAAGTCGTGCAGGTATCGTCGTATAGAAGGTGAGacagatataattatatatcagTATATTCTTCAATAATAATGTTCGTTGTATAATAATTCTGTTGTATAATGCTCGTGTTTCAGGGTTGGACTCACTCGAAGGAATAGGAACCAAGACTAGGTTGGTATGATCACTGTTGGATATATGTATTGGACGGGCCTCGGGAAGGATTTCCTATCTCCGAGGTTACCGGTGTGACTTTGTATTACTATGGACGGGCCTGGAGCAGGATGACCTGTCTCCGAGGTTTCGGGTAAGCAGACTGAGATATGGCGGATGGAATGGGGTGGCTTTTATACTGATAGTGGACAAAGAGAGATTGTTGTAGAAGGTTCTGATCTGACgcaagaggatgttatggctatTGGTTATCTGAAGGATGTTTATAAGACGTGATATTCTAAAGGAGTTTTGGTTTCAGAGGATGTTTACAGTATCGATAAGAAGAGTGACTGAATTTATCAAGCGGATGTTTATAAGATTAGGATTCGACGAATGGATTTATGTCGAGAGGGTGTTTATAAgataagaaattaaagaatatttatgaGAAAGGATGTTTGTAAGATTAAGGTTCGAGGAATAGGATCGATGGTTTgatgggaaaggaatgtcgagtgATTTCCTACGCTAAatgaatacatatatgtttCCTAACTCTAATCGCTGCGCATATAATACAGCGTGTCGATAAATACGGTTGAATACGTCTTACGAACTATGATTACATGAGGAACGAGTATACAGTAAAATACAGTAAAATGTGGGTTACATATGCCTTATGAACTATGAATAATATACCTTATTactaatacaatataatataatataatatgtctTATTCCTAATATTAACGTCGGTCGTCCGACGTCACACGGatgttacggccaggggtgtcCAGTGAAATAATATGCTATTTCACTCGCCTCGCTGACTGTATCCTTTAATTATTTCGCTCAGCTTTTgggttagcgtagctcgccggcttacgtcgtggccctgggtcccgtggaagtAGCTGTTGTTGGAGACGTTGAAGTATTTCTATGTCCTCGTCGTAGCTGTTAGGCTCGTCTTGCGTGATTTATCACGGAAGCTCGgaggttgcgatagtataattcaaGTCGTGCAGGTATTAAAGATTGAAGACaacagtataattatataacGGTATATTCTCCAATAATAAACCCTcaagtgtatatatgtatatatgtgtattgTTCCTTTGTAATATATTCTTGTGCTTACtcgctcgacgaaatgggtagtcgtttacgactccctaggaatcaggctgggctgatgtgacaatggatgactggacgggcctcaggcaggattacctagcactgaggttaccggtatgcagactagggcggactggcgccAACTGACTCTGGGTGATAAGGAATGAgctgggttttatagtggttgaggagaaaggaaatcattctagaaggttctggctgatgtaagaggatgttatggctaggtgtcgataaggatgtTCTGATTAATTTATCTTGAAGGATATTTGTAAGACGAGATGTAGGAGTTTcgtgagaggatgttatggtctgTTTTTGATAagggtatcatgattaatttggttagaggatgtttatgagtcggattatcgggaggatgtttataGGATCGAGTTCGAGGAAAGGAtttatcttgtgggaaaggaatgtcgagcggttcctacgctacttgctTACATATTGTTCCCTATCTCTATATGATAACGTATGGTTAAACATCGCATACAAATGGAATATCATATGTTCTAAAACTATGGTTAAACATGGAGTGAATAATGTCTTACGGCTAAGGTTACATGCATGTCTTATACTCTACGGCTACATACAGTGAGTaactttaatattcggacactacgacatttttattttgtcccACTGTAATTTTGTTAACAACAGACAAAGATCATGCGTGCTCAGATACATTATCGAAGTATCGTAtgtagttaataataatataaattttattcccATAACTTGCAGCATTCAGAAAATAATACATGTTAAATGAAACAATGTCAAAATTTAACGTtactttaatattcggacacaagGACGCAGAAAcatttataatactttgtacTTCGGAATTCGAAGGTTGTGTTTTGTTTACAAACGTATTAGTCTGTATGTAAGAGCTTTAAGCCTCGAAAGCATCAGTTTAGTTTCGATATTCAGAACATTCACATAACATAATGGCACGCAAAAGTAATACCAGTTTTGAAATACGCCAACTCGTTATTTTTCATAACGCGAATGGAAAATCGTATAGACAAATTGCCGCCATGCTGAATTTGAGTAAGAGCACAGTAGGAGATAATTAAAAGGTATAAACAAGAAGTCCAGATAGAGTCTATACCACAAAAAGGGCAACCAAAGAAGTTGGATATTCGTGATGAAAGGAAGATGATTAGAAAAGTAAAGGTAAATCCTTCATTAAGTGCTCCAAAACTGGCGGATGAACTGTTGATGGAGACTGGGAAGAAGGTGCACCCCCAAACCATACGCAAGACGCTAAAAAAAAGTGGTTACAACGGAAAAGTTGCTAGAAGAAAGCCATTTGTAAATGAAGCGAATAGGAAGAAGAGACTAAATTATGCACAAGAATTTGTTTTAAAGGAAGATACATGGTAGAATGACGTTATTTTTAGCGACGAaagtaaattcaatattttcggTTCAGATGGACGAAGAATGGTATGGAGAAAGAAGAatgaagaatttaaatttaaaaatacaaaacctACTGTGAAACACGGTGGTGGAAGTGTACTTGTGTGGGGATGTATTTCAACATTTGGAACGGGCGAATTAGTTTTTATTGACAATATTAtggacaaaaatatatatttaaacattttaaaaaataatttacataaaagtGCAATGAAAATGGGTATTGCCGATACTTTTAAATACTATCAAGACAACGATCCTAAACACAAGGCCCGTATTGTACAAGAATATTTGTTGTATAATTGTCCAAAATTATTACACCCTCCACCTCAATCACCTGACCTAAACCCTATTGAAAACTTATGGGACGAATTGGAAAGACAAATTAGAAAAACTCCAGTAACATCAAAAGAAATGTTGAAACAACGATTAAAAAAAGAATGGAACAATATTAATACCGAATacctaaaaaaaataattggtaACATGCCTCAACGTCTGAAGGAAGTTATTAGTCAAAAAGGTTACCCTACAAGATATTAAATGacttgttaaatataaaaattaaagaaaaaattactTGTACTTtaaagtgtccgaatattaaagtaACGTTAAAATTAGACATTGCTTTATTTAACACGTATTATTTAACGAATTTTAGATGTGATGTAAATAAAACTTGTCTTATAGTTAACGAGACACAGTGCCTACATATTACACCTAACTATTTATGTTTTTACCAGTTAAGAACAAAATTATAgtgcaacaaaataaaaattttgtggtGTGCGAATATTAAAGTTACTCACTGTACGTGTCTTATACTCTATGGTTACATACGtatcttatattctatgtcaacgtcggaggcccgacgtcacaGTCATCGCTTCACCGAACCGattatgccggtgggacttggACGcgctcggacggtccaccgaaccgactatgcggaacgaaaaattctcaataattttgttatttattagtcCCAACGTGTCAAAACGGTATAGAGACGCTAGAAACACGTTGTTATAGCGGTTTtgcgcaatttttatataggttgtcagtcatcgtttcaccgaaccgactatgtgGAACGagaaattctcaataattttgttatttatgaatcggAACGTGTCAAAACGGTATAGAGACGCTAGAAACACGTTCTTTTAGCGGCTTTgggcaatttttatataggttgtcagtcatcggttcgccgaaccgacaatgcgaaacgaaaaattcttaataattttgttatttatgaatccgaacatGACAAAATTGTATAACTATTCTAGTAaaacgttattctataggttttaatcgtttttaatataggttgtcagccatcgtttcaccgaaccgactatgccggagggacttggtcgcgctcggacggtccaccgaaccgaatatgcggaacgaaaaattttcgataattttgttatttatgaatccgaacgtgccaaagtggtataaatgttcttgtaatacgttattctatatgtttcaattgtttttaatataggctgttagtcatcggttcaccgaaccgactatttGGAACGtaaaattctcaataattttgtatttatgaatccgaacgtgccaaaattgtgtAAATGTTGTAGTAATACGTTACTCTATGGGTTTTAATCGTTTATGATATAGactgtcagtcatcgtttcaccgaacggactatgccggagggacttggtcgcgcTCGGACGGTCAACCGAACCGACTACGCGGCACGaaaaattctcaataattttgttatttatgaatccgaatgtgccaaaattgtattaatGTTGTAGTAATGCGTTACTCTAtgggttttaatcgtttttgatataggttgtcggtcatcgtttcaccgaaccgactatgccggtggtaCTTGGTCGCGCTCAGatgttacggccaggggtgtcCAGTGAAATAATACGCTATTTCACTCGCCTCGCTGactgtatcttttaattatttcgctcagctttcgggttagcgtagctcgccggcttacgtcgtggccctgggtcccgtggaagcagCTGTCGTTGGAGACGTTGAAGTATTTCTATGTCCTCGCCGTAGCTGTTAGGCTCGTCTTGCGTGATTTATCACGGAAGCTCGgaggttgcgatagtataattcaaATCGTGCAGGTATTAAAGATTGAAGACaacagtataattatataattgtatattctcCAATAATAAATCCTCGATTGTATATAGGTAGATATGTGTATTGTTCctttataatatattcttatgcttactcgctcgacgaaatgggtagtcgtttacgactccctaggaatcaggctgggctgatgtgatactggatgactggacgggcctcaggcGGGATTACCTAGGactgaggttaccggtatgcagactagggcggactggcgccAACTGACTCTGGGTGACACGGAATGAgctgggttttatagtggttgaggacaaaggaaatcattctagaaggttctggctgatgtaagaggatgttatggctagatgtcgataaggatattctgattagtttatcttgaaggatgtttgtaagacgagatgtaggagttgtcgtgagaggatgttatggtctgttgtcgataagggtatcatgattaatttggttagaggatgtttatgagttggattatcgggaggatgtttatgggattgagttcgaggaaaggacttatcttgggggaaaggaatgtcgagcggttcctacgctacttgctTACATATTGTTCCCTATCTCTATATGATAACCTATGGTTAAACATGGCGTGAATAATGTCTTACGGTTAAGGTTACATACatgtcttatattctatggtTACATACGTATCTtatattcatatcttatattctatggctacatacgtgtcttatattctatgtcaacgtcggaggcccgacgtcacacggacggtccaccgaaccgactatgcggaacgaaaaattttcaataattttgtaatttatgtatccgaacgtgccaaaattgtataaatgttctggtaatacgttattctataggtttcaatcgttttttatataggttgtcagtcatcgattcaccgaaccgagtaTGCCAGAGGGACATTGTCTCAGAAATGGAGGAAAGAACGGGAACAAGAAGAGTGAAGGACAACAGAGCCAAAAGGAGGGGAAGAAAGAAGGAGACGAAAGAGGGAGCGGACGGGACGAGGAGGAGcacgaaatttggaaaatagtgAAGAAGGTAAGAGAAGAGAAAAGAAGGATGGAAGAGAAACGCAAGGAGCAGAAGAGTAGCGGAGAAGGGGGTCAAGCCGACGAGGGAAAAAACGGAGGCGAAAACGGAGGGAACAAAGACAGGGCGAGGACAGGCACGAAAGAAAGGAGGGAGGAGACAAGAAGCGAGGAGTTACCAAGGAAGGAAGGATGGAACAAGGGCAAAAGGGGTGAAGGATACAGGAGCGATGTAGTCATCTTGGTACAATACCCGAGAGAGGAGGTAGACTACTGGAGTGCCATCAGATGGCTCAAAACAAAAATACACACCTTCACGGAAGGACTCAAGGAGATAAGGGAAACAAGGAAAGgagatattattattatcctgCAAAGAGGTAAGGAGGGCAGCACAAACACTGGCAAGGAATGCGCTGAAGCAATTAACAGGGGAGATAATGGTAAGTGGATAGCGCAGATTCACACTGATAGGGTTGAGGTGGCAGTAAAGATCTCTGACCCGGATCTAGAAAAGGATGAACTCATGGAGGCATTCAAGAAAGGCGGATTAGAAGATCTGGTGGAGAAAGGAGAAATTTGCTTTAAACACATAGGGGGCAGGCAAGGAACATGCCACCGCACCGCCTTTCTTGAATGCACAAGAGCGGCAGCAAAACGACTCACGCAGGAGAAAAGTCTAAGGACCAAGTGGCAGGAACTCAGACCTTACTTCCCAAGAAGGAAACAGGAAGAAAGCGCGAGAGGGAAAGATAGGACAAAAGGGAGCGAAGCGCGCGAAAATAGCGAGAAACGGCAGCCCAAACCCGGCACCAGCAAGGATCCTTGGTGAGGATTCGGAGCAACCAAGGGTAGTGGACGGGCCGgcaaaacgaggaaaagaaattaaaacaaactaaactaagttaaattaaattaagtaacTAAAATTAGAATAAGCAGcgaaatagataaataaattaatagaaagGACCAATTAAACAAGTTAAGCATAggtaatttaaacaaaataagtAGACAGTAGGttagaaataagaaatattGTACAGGTACATAAACtaattagtaaattaattaaGTAGTGAGTAAGCTAGGCGTTATTATTGTACTAATTAATAGACGAAGGATTTTAACAACAAAGGACAAGATAGACGCATTACCTTATCCACCTTATCCATTTCATCTCAGTCTTCTTATTACCTCATACTCAGCACTTTACTACCTCATATTGACATTATCTGAACTTAGCTATCTCACCACCATGCAAAACAGGCGCAGCGCAACACGCGACAAATAACAAGTCACGCAGAAACAGAAATTCAGACCTAGACATAAATTTAGACGTGAATGGGTTcggatttaaatttttaaaaatttttaaaatttttaaaattcttaaaattcctaaacttatgaaacttgtaaatttaatttaaaattcgagAGGCAGACTCCAAGTTCAAGGTCCAAACGTGggcataaatttgaaatttgaaattagaaatatgaATTAGCAGACTAACACgaatataaagtataaatataaatataaacttaGCGCTAAACTCGAAATCGcattaaattaaaatcaaacttagaaataataaattggaATATAGGCTCGGATAGGAACACAACACAATCTA includes:
- the LOC143266309 gene encoding uncharacterized protein LOC143266309, whose amino-acid sequence is MEWGGFYTDSGQREIVVEGSDLTQEDVMAIGYLKDVYKTYKQEVQIESIPQKGQPKKLDIRDERKMIRKVKVNPSLSAPKLADELLMETGKKVHPQTIRKTLKKSGYNGKVARRKPFVNEANRKKRLNYAQEFVLKEDTW